ACGACGATGCTCACCGGCCCTAACTCTAGCGCCCGGTAGTAGGTCAACAGCCCAACGGTCAACAGCAGGCCCATCACCACGATGTGAGGCGTGCGCGGGTGCCGGAGGTACGACAGCACCGGAAGGCCGCGATAGACGATCACCAGGCCGACCGTGAGGAACATGACCGAGTTCGAGAGGAAGACGGCAAGCGTGCTGGGCAGGTCGGTCATCGCGATCGAGAGCAGCGGGGCGACCAGGCTGTAGGTGAG
This window of the Natrinema salifodinae genome carries:
- a CDS encoding EamA family transporter, with translation MRRYLGLSLFACLTYSLVAPLLSIAMTDLPSTLAVFLSNSVMFLTVGLVIVYRGLPVLSYLRHPRTPHIVVMGLLLTVGLLTYYRALELGPVSIVVPIYGLFIVVSSLTGIVAFDETVTPRKVAAIALSVVAIALMSI